The DNA region GTTCCACCACCTGCCTTATGACAAGCATCAATTGCTTTCTGGATAGCGGGCGAATCCATCTTTTTGCCGTTTCCCCGAGCACCGTACTTCTTTACATTAAATGTTTCAGCCTGCAACGTAAATGGCAGAACAAGTAACATTAACAACAGTAATAAATTCTTTTTCGTTTTCATGGTTAGTATATGTAAGTTAACTATTTAATTTCCTTTGCAATATTCACTGTATAGATCCTGTTACTGCGCTGTCCTGGATGTTCCAAACGCAATTCATTGGTACCTTTAGCCAACGCTACAGGGAATACAAACTCTCCGCGTTTCCCACCAAATGTAGCCAAATAACCGATATTCTCACTGATTTTCTCCCCATTAATATATAAGTAAGAAGGAACCGGATTGCCACCCGCATAAGATACTACCAAATAATATTCACCTTTATGTGGAATGTTGACTTTCCAACTCACACTTCCTTCAGAACTTCCTTTCTCGCCTTTGAATTCTACCGAACCATCCTCATTCAAGGATGCAGATCCCTGTCTTTCCATATCTTTAGCCTGGCATATCTTTATATTCTCCAAACGACGTACCACTACACGTTGTGAAGATGTTACCTTTCCATTTGCCAAAGTCTCCAGATTAAACTCAGTCGTCTTAGAAATAGACAAAGGAATGACGCCTTCTGCAACTTCCAGATGTTTACCATTCAATCGCACTTCATCTGCATGGGATGTTTTATAATGCAAGGCATTTTTATCTGCGTAGAAGTATTCTATTGCCGGACGCTTTTCATCCAACGGAACTCTGTATAATTCAATCCCTTTACCTGTGCCCAGATTACGACTGTACATCCGATGCGTTGGATTATTCCAATGCTCATGTACTCCCAAGCTACCTTGCTCTTTTCCAATATAAGCTATTCCCGAAGGAGGATTCCCTATATTCGCCGCCTCATGAAGAAAATTGTCGGCATTGGCACATAAAGGAAGTTCCGAATAAATAAAATCAAGTACTACTGATTCGATGGCAACCTGATCATTGGAAGCCAGGAGACTGGAGGTCCAGCCATTATTGAACGGGGGAAGTTGGAAACGTACCGCTTTCCCGTTATGCTTGGGATTTACGTACATAGCATCCACCAGATACACCAAAGTGTTTCCGCCTATACGTTCGTGAGCCATCAGATCGACAATGCAGTTATAAGTGCCCATACCACGGAAGGAAGACCAGTCTCGAATAGAAAGATGCAAAGGCGGCACATTGCCTATCGAACCGAACTGATTCTTACCGGTAGCCGTTATAGCTGTCTGTCCGGCACTGTCCCGCCATTTATCGGTTGGTTCGGAATGTCTTTTCATTAATGCCATGTTAATCATATAGTCGGCTTCATAAGCCGCACGTGCCAAACTTCTGGCACCGGCATCGGTAATCTCACTGGAATAACGAATTACATCAGGAACAAATCCTCCCCAATTCTGATAATTGACATTTGGATAAACCGGTTGTACATAATCGTAAACAGCCGAAATACCCCGACGCTGTGCATCATATACTGTAATACAATTCTGGGGAATTTTCATTATATCCACCAATTGATGCAGCAAAGAATACACTGACTGTGGAGTAGCATCAATGATATTAGTTCCACCATTGTCATTCAGATTAATCTTGATAGCAATCTTCTCACCTTTCTTATACTTCACCGCTCCCTTACCTTTCTTATAATTAAAGGTTCTGAACAATTCATCCCATGCCTTATCAATCGTATTTTTGCGGGTCAGTGCAATGATCACTCCCTCCATCATATCATCGACACGTGTCTGACTATTATTATCCGGATCCGAATAAAGTCCTCTTTTTCCATCCCAGGCAGCCGCCTTCGGATCATGTGCCCATGCCACCCGCCCCGGATGAATTCCTCTGGCTACTCCCATCGGAGTGTTGGGAGCATCAACAGGCACAAAACGTCCCATATCAGTACCATTATCAATCTGCTTACGAATGACCTGCCCCATTAAAGAATTATCCACTGACATTATATATAATGTACCCGATAATAATATACCGACCGCCAATACGGACACCCCCATATAGAACCGACGGGAATGCCACAAGAGTTTGAAACGTTTCCACGTACCAAATCCAACCAATGTACTACTGATGAAAGCTACGAAAGAGAAAGCGATAGGAGCAGCGATTTGCTGACAAGGATATTCTATTCTGGAAGGTTTGGGTACTACCCGTATCAGAAACCAAATCAGAGCAGCTAATCCGAACAGAGGAAAGCAAACCTTCAAAATAACATTTTTCTTGTTGATTCCAACGATTCGTCCACTCTTCGGACAAGTCTTAAAAAACCATCTTTTTATTTTTGTATTCATTTCATTAGATATAAAGGATTATCTTTCATGGTTACAAAAATAGGCAGATAAAAAAGAGACGATTATCAGTATTTCATCAAATACTTGAAAAATCGTCTCAACCAAGCAGACAGTGTCTTATTTATGTAAATAGAGTAACTCTATTCCAATGTCTTTCCCCATATTACGGCTATATTTCTTTTCTTCCGGATTATTCCAATGTTCCAAAACTCCGAGACTGCCAACTCCTGTACCATCTCTTTCCGGATCATAGAAAGTAGTGGATAACGGACGGTCTGCCAGAGCCGCTTCCACCAGATACATATCGCAATAATCCACATCGGCCATACGTGGAAACTCTGCACTCAGGAAATCAATACCCACCGCATCAATGGCTACCGGATCCTGGGAAGCCAGCAGTGAGCAAGGCCAGTCTCCATTAAACGGTGACATCTTCCATTTACCGGAAGGCACTCCG from Bacteroides sp. MSB163 includes:
- a CDS encoding DUF362 domain-containing protein, producing MNTKIKRWFFKTCPKSGRIVGINKKNVILKVCFPLFGLAALIWFLIRVVPKPSRIEYPCQQIAAPIAFSFVAFISSTLVGFGTWKRFKLLWHSRRFYMGVSVLAVGILLSGTLYIMSVDNSLMGQVIRKQIDNGTDMGRFVPVDAPNTPMGVARGIHPGRVAWAHDPKAAAWDGKRGLYSDPDNNSQTRVDDMMEGVIIALTRKNTIDKAWDELFRTFNYKKGKGAVKYKKGEKIAIKINLNDNGGTNIIDATPQSVYSLLHQLVDIMKIPQNCITVYDAQRRGISAVYDYVQPVYPNVNYQNWGGFVPDVIRYSSEITDAGARSLARAAYEADYMINMALMKRHSEPTDKWRDSAGQTAITATGKNQFGSIGNVPPLHLSIRDWSSFRGMGTYNCIVDLMAHERIGGNTLVYLVDAMYVNPKHNGKAVRFQLPPFNNGWTSSLLASNDQVAIESVVLDFIYSELPLCANADNFLHEAANIGNPPSGIAYIGKEQGSLGVHEHWNNPTHRMYSRNLGTGKGIELYRVPLDEKRPAIEYFYADKNALHYKTSHADEVRLNGKHLEVAEGVIPLSISKTTEFNLETLANGKVTSSQRVVVRRLENIKICQAKDMERQGSASLNEDGSVEFKGEKGSSEGSVSWKVNIPHKGEYYLVVSYAGGNPVPSYLYINGEKISENIGYLATFGGKRGEFVFPVALAKGTNELRLEHPGQRSNRIYTVNIAKEIK